Within the Medicago truncatula cultivar Jemalong A17 chromosome 4, MtrunA17r5.0-ANR, whole genome shotgun sequence genome, the region AGCAGTTAAAATTAGAAGTTCATCATCAAACAATTATGCAGCGAGGTGTGGTGATATCAAGATTGATGTGGCTAGAGATACAATTCAAAAgcaaataattttcaaatttccaCAATCCATATAGAGATAAAACTATCAAGTGGTGCAATGCATTAGAGTACCTCTATTATCACTTATCAGCAAAATTGGAGTGATATGCAATCTTGTAGCCTCAAGCATCTTTGAAACCTCATGAGCAATGAAAGTACCAACGCAGCAAAGGTGGTGgagcttcatcttcttcatcctctAATCTTATACTGCTATTCACGCCTCCAGCACCAACGCTATCCACACCCCCACCAACACCAACGTTTCTATTACTTCTTTTCCTCAAAGAGCCTTCATTCTCTAATTCTTCATCATCCTCCTCCTCAAGAACGGGCTTGGGCTTGGGCATGGGCCTAGGATCAGGCTTATTGATCTTGATTTCAGACATGGAAGCAGCAAGTTGAAGAGGTGAAGGGGAGAGAAATCGGGAAGTGATGGTGGAGGAAGAGGGTTGTCGAAGGGTTTTTGAGGTGGTGGTATGTAGGAATTATCACCGGCGGTGGTGCCGGTGCCGATGCCGATGCCCGTGGTGGTTGATTGAGGATTACATGACACGATGAATGGGAGA harbors:
- the LOC25491221 gene encoding uncharacterized protein isoform X2 — its product is MKKMKLHHLCCVGTFIAHEVSKMLEATRLHITPILLISDNRVLVFLWWCGCDCCGFLRSHFFSSPTSLCQDWCTGG